In the genome of Brachyhypopomus gauderio isolate BG-103 unplaced genomic scaffold, BGAUD_0.2 sc76, whole genome shotgun sequence, one region contains:
- the pdia7 gene encoding protein disulfide isomerase family A, member 7, with product MKTSTDAACVRFSPNVLKWSVALLWLGVVHAHSDVLELRDAHSDVLELRDARSHDLVLVLFYAPWCGHCRRLEPEYERAATSLKGTVPLVKVDCTANSETCEQFGVSGYPTLKILRNGEEASSYDGPRTADGIVSYMKKQAGPSSLPLQSEAELDSFINSFEASIVGFFSGAESLQLGEFLKAAGALRDRYRLAHTTDLRTGLKHGVDEECVLLFRPPHLNSRFEESVLKFSDPVSTSSLLAFIGANIFGLCPHLNAGNRYSLQTTDLLTAYYDVDYVRNPKGTNYWRNRVMKVATLFQSAGLRFAVANREEFQDELEEEFGFGLSDGGELPIITIRSTAGHKYTMQEEFTSDGTSLETFLRNYFAGRLKPYIKSEAAPESNDGPVKVVVADTFEEIVNDPEKDVLVEFYAPWCGHCKHLEPKYTELGEKLSGDPNMVIAKMDGTANDIPPYYDVQGFPTIYFAPAGQKDQPRRYEGGREVNDFVTYLKKEASHPLILRTSREDL from the exons ATGAAGACGTCCACAGACGCCGCGTGTGTGAGGTTCAGTCCCAACGTGTTGAAGTGGTCGGTGGCGCTGCTGTGGCTGGGGGTCGTGCACGCGCACAGCGACGTGCTCGAGCTGCGGGACGCGCACAGCGACGTGCTCGAGCTGCGGGACGCGCGCTCCCACGACCTCGTGCTGGTGCTGTTCTACGCTCCGTG GTGCGGCCACTGTCGCAGGTTGGAGCCTGAATATGAGCGTGCAGCTACCAGCCTGAAGGGCACAGTGCCCCTGGTAAAA GTCGACTGCACTGCTAACTCTGAGACATGTGAGCAGTTTGGAGTGAGTGGGTATCCAACTCTGAAAATCTTGCGTAATGGAGAGGAGGCATCATCTTATGATGGTCCCCGTACGGCAG ATGGAATTGTGAGCTATATGAAGAAACAGGCTGGACCAAGTTCTCTACCCCTGCAGTCTGAGGCAGAGCTGGACTCTTTCATAAACAGTTTTGAGGCCAGCATAGTGG GCTTTTTCTCAGGAGCTGAAAGTTTGCAGCTTGGTGAGTTTCTAAAGGCCGCTGGTGCTTTGAGGGACAGGTACCGACTGGCCCACACCACTGATCTGAGGACAGGCCTGAAACACGGCGTGGATGAGGA GTGTGTTCTACTGTTTCGACCTCCACACCTGAACAGCAGGTTTGAGGAGAGTGTGTTGAAGTTTTCTGATCCAGTTTCGACCTCTTCTCTCCTGGCTTTCATCGGGGCCAACAT TTTTGGCCTGTGTCCTCATCTGAACGCTGGGAATAGATACAGTCTGCAGACCACAGACCTGCTCACAGCCTATTATGATGTTGATTACGTGCGCAACCCAAAGGGTACAAATTATTGGCGTAACAG GGTGATGAAGGTGGCCACCCTGTTCCAGTCTGCTGGACTGAGGTTTGCTGTGGCCAATCGGGAGGAGTTCCAGgatgagctggaggaggagtttGGGTTCGGGCTGTCTGATGGAGGAGAGCTtcccatcatcaccatcagAAGCACAGCAGGACACAAGTACACCATGCAGGAGGAGTTCAC GAGTGATGGTACATCACTGGAGACGTTCCTGCGGAATTATTTTGCTGGTCGGTTAAAGCCGTACATCAAATCTGAGGCTGCACCAGAATCAAATGATGGACCTGTCAAG GTTGTGGTGGCTGACACGTTTGAGGAGATTGTCAATGACCCAGAGAAAGACGTGTTGGTGGAGTTTTATGCCCCCTGGTGTGGTCACTGTAAACACCTGGAGCCCAAATATACAGAACTTGGAGAGAAG CTGTCTGGTGATCCCAACATGGTCATTGCTAAGATGGACGGCACTGCCAATGACATTCCCCCATATTATGATGTACAAGG ATTTCCAACAATATACTTTGCACCTGCTGGACAAAAGGACCAACCAAGGCGATACGAG